CCGGGCTCGTAGAGAGGCGCACACCGACATCGGCAACGAAGCGGCCATCTGGGTTTTTTCCTCAACGGCCATTTGGTACGCACCTTGTGGAATCTGTTGATCTCCCTTTTCAGTCGGAGGTGAAACGGTTTACCGAGGCGAAGTTTGCGGATAGGTCCGGTACTTCCACAGATGAAATCCTCAAAAGCCGCGTCTTCAATGTGGTGCGACAAACCAAGCCCAAAGGCGTCGCCGTGCGCTACCCGGAACAGTTTGGGCAGAGTCTTGGACGGCCGGCCGGTCTGTTCCACGATCAAACCGCGATAACCCAGGGTAGGAGTCGGAGGCATTCCCAACTCGCCTCGTTTGATCCTCTTCGCTGGTTGAAGACGCTTCAAGGCGTCCGTGGCATCGCTGCCCTTCAATTCAATGACCGGGTTCTTCCGGCCGCTGAAAACATCGATAGTAATTCGAAGTGCCATATCACACATTTCCCTTCTTACGCTTGAAACTTGACTCTCTGCAGAACCGGTTCAATCGAACCGTCTGCTTATCATCCTGAGACTTGCCACTGGTCACCAGAGGTGCTGACCTGATGTGGTCAGGCTCTACAAACCGTCAGACTGCTAAACAAGAAAGACCTTTGTCTCGGGCGAATCCGGAAATCCCAGACGGATAAGAACACCACGGGCTGACAAAGTCCTGACATACCCAAACAGGGTACGTTGCGGCCGTCTCACTCTATCCGGGCAATGCTTTCAATGCTCGAACCAAACTCGTGGTTGAGCCGGTCCAACGAAGGGGTGATGCACGGGCAACTTTTCCGAGGTCACGTGACAAACAAAGTGCCTTCGGTGCATTATTAAGCACTAAACGGTACTTTCTTGGAGCACTCATCGTGATTCTCCTTATGGGTTATGTGTTAAAAGGTCGACTGTAAGGTAGGTCTGTTAGTGGAGGAAGCAAGTCCAAAAACAAACAAAAACGGATCCTTGGCAGATACCTACTCCGGTCTGTTAGTTCGTTGGCAGATGGCCCCCTGGCTTTGCCGGACGTGAAAGTGTGGTGATGCTTCCTCGACGCGCCGGGTCTCACCCGCCTGCGGCGGGAAGGACCCAGCGCAACATCCGGCGCGGGACTCCTCGCAATGACGCCATCGAAGGACTATCAACAAGCCCCTCGGTCACCGTTTCATGCGCCGTCAACTACGGCATCAACTTCGATCTCAACTAACCACTCCCGGTTGATAATGCGCCTCACTTGCATCACGGTGTCTACAGGGCGAATGTCCTTGAAGTATTCTCCTCGAACCTTTGCGATCTCTTTCCGATCATCAATCCGAGTGAGCAACATGCAGGTTCGTATAACATCAGTAAGCGAAAAGCCGATGATTGAGGCGAACGGGCCGTCACTGTGGGCGAGTTTACGGGACATGTTAGTTTTTCCTTTCATTGTCAGCCGGCGACAGGAGCAGTCCGCGCCTGAACTGCATCCGCCTTTACTCACGCTTGAGACAGTTCACGACCTCGCCGAGATAGAGACGATGGTAGTCGGCCCCGGGGTACTCATGCTTGATATACGGATAAAGAAAGTTGGCCGGGTCAAGGTCGTGAATATAGTCCTTGCGACATTCCAGGACCAACCTCGCCTGCTGGTAGTACACTGCACCGGTTTCGGAGGCTACGGGTGTCAACCCGGTCGCAGTCATCTTGTCGACATCGCGGCCTGACTTGGTGCCGCAGAATTTGAGGGCGTCTCGGTACTGGGGATCGAAAAAGCTGAGCGTGAACCGATCGGCTTTCTCGGCGAACTGGTAGGTGTACCGTTGTGGTCTGATCACACACCAGCAGATGTTTTTGTTCCAAAGAACACCCATCCCACCCCA
The window above is part of the Candidatus Zixiibacteriota bacterium genome. Proteins encoded here:
- a CDS encoding Rid family hydrolase → MSRKLAHSDGPFASIIGFSLTDVIRTCMLLTRIDDRKEIAKVRGEYFKDIRPVDTVMQVRRIINREWLVEIEVDAVVDGA
- a CDS encoding flavin reductase family protein, with product MNKEFQPIKVSEIKDNVFKLIGEDWMLVTAGSLDSFNTMTASWGGMGVLWNKNICWCVIRPQRYTYQFAEKADRFTLSFFDPQYRDALKFCGTKSGRDVDKMTATGLTPVASETGAVYYQQARLVLECRKDYIHDLDPANFLYPYIKHEYPGADYHRLYLGEVVNCLKRE